From one Pedobacter faecalis genomic stretch:
- the hutU gene encoding urocanate hydratase gives MTHSEFIKQYAAHPRYRSPKGSTLHTKSWATEAPLRMLLNNLDQQVAENPNELVVYGGIGQAARNKESLQKIIEILLQLDEEHSLLVQSGKPVGIIRSHPQAPRVLIANSNLVPAWSTWDHFNDLRERGLMMYGQMTAGSWIYIGSLGILQGTYETFMECGRQHFNGDLRGRLIVSAGLGGMGGAQPLAATMAGAVFLGADVDASRIQKRLDTGYIDRMTEDYAEAIRWIQEARTSRNPLSVGLVSDAGDMLERLIADGLIPDILTDQTSAHDPINGYIPNGLSLPEAQALRHSDPKAYETKSIQSMARHVNLMLQHQQAGAVTFDYGNNIREFARQGGEKNAFNFPGFTPAYIRPLFCEGKGPFRWVALSGDPEDIYTTDEALIEAFPENLALANWLRQAREKISFQGLPARICWLGMGEREKAGLLFNELVRSGKVKAPIVIGRDHLDCGSVASPNRETEAMLDGSDAVSDWPLLNLMANASGGATWVSFHHGGGVGIGYSQHAGMVVVADGTDRAAECLKRVLHNDPAMGIFRHADAGYEKANTWAKEFDLKVW, from the coding sequence ATGACACATTCGGAATTTATTAAACAATATGCGGCGCATCCGCGGTACCGTTCGCCCAAAGGAAGTACGCTTCATACCAAAAGCTGGGCCACAGAAGCACCGCTCAGGATGCTGCTTAACAACCTCGACCAGCAAGTTGCTGAAAATCCTAACGAGCTGGTCGTATACGGTGGCATAGGTCAAGCCGCACGCAATAAGGAATCCTTACAAAAAATCATAGAAATACTGCTTCAGCTTGATGAAGAGCACTCCCTGCTGGTGCAGTCAGGCAAACCAGTGGGTATTATCCGGAGTCATCCGCAGGCGCCGCGCGTGCTTATTGCTAACAGCAATCTGGTGCCAGCGTGGTCTACCTGGGACCATTTCAATGATCTGCGCGAGCGTGGACTCATGATGTACGGACAAATGACGGCGGGAAGCTGGATCTATATCGGCTCACTAGGCATTTTACAAGGTACTTATGAGACGTTTATGGAATGCGGTCGACAGCACTTTAACGGTGATTTGCGCGGGCGCCTCATTGTGAGTGCTGGGCTTGGTGGAATGGGCGGTGCGCAACCACTCGCCGCTACCATGGCTGGCGCTGTATTTCTGGGTGCAGATGTAGACGCGTCCAGGATACAGAAGCGGCTGGATACAGGGTATATCGATCGAATGACAGAAGATTACGCAGAGGCGATACGCTGGATACAGGAGGCAAGAACCTCCCGTAATCCGCTTTCGGTGGGCTTGGTCAGCGATGCAGGAGATATGCTGGAGCGATTGATTGCCGACGGACTTATTCCGGACATCCTTACTGATCAAACTTCAGCACACGATCCCATCAATGGATACATTCCCAATGGGTTATCGTTGCCAGAGGCTCAGGCACTGAGGCACTCGGACCCTAAAGCCTATGAAACCAAATCCATTCAAAGCATGGCTCGACACGTGAATCTTATGCTGCAGCATCAGCAGGCAGGGGCGGTCACGTTCGATTATGGAAATAACATCCGGGAGTTTGCCCGGCAGGGCGGGGAGAAGAACGCATTCAACTTTCCAGGTTTTACGCCGGCGTACATTCGTCCCCTTTTTTGCGAAGGCAAGGGGCCTTTCCGTTGGGTGGCTTTATCGGGCGACCCCGAGGATATCTACACGACCGACGAGGCCTTGATAGAGGCTTTTCCTGAAAATTTGGCGTTGGCCAACTGGCTTCGACAGGCGCGAGAAAAAATCAGTTTCCAGGGACTACCAGCCAGGATTTGCTGGCTGGGCATGGGCGAGCGTGAAAAAGCGGGACTGCTGTTCAATGAACTGGTACGTTCCGGCAAAGTTAAGGCTCCGATAGTGATCGGTCGCGACCACCTAGATTGCGGTTCAGTAGCCTCGCCAAACCGCGAAACGGAGGCTATGCTCGATGGTTCTGATGCGGTATCTGACTGGCCACTGCTCAATTTAATGGCGAACGCCTCCGGCGGTGCTACCTGGGTTTCGTTCCATCACGGCGGTGGCGTAGGCATAGGTTATTCGCAGCACGCGGGCATGGTGGTGGTTGCCGATGGTACAGACCGGGCAGCGGAATGCCTGAAGCGCGTATTGCATAATGACCCGGCCATGGGTATTTTTCGACATGCCGATGCAGGCTATGAAAAAGCCAATACCTGGGCCAAAGAATTTGATCTTAAAGTATGGTAA
- the hutH gene encoding histidine ammonia-lyase, with protein MNNEFQYGTSTLTASIALAIADGQRRGILSAEAIAKVKQSRAYVTDIVSKHNIVYGINTGFGPLCDTRISEEDTRQLQYNILQSHSVGVGEPIAPKLAKLMLITKVHALAMGFSGVSLETLQRIIWHIEQNVIPVVPEKGSVGASGDLAPLSHLFLPLIGLGEVWDKGRRIPSAEALQKHQLKPIVLGPKEGLALINGTQLILAFATSAVQRMHQALDAADLIGALSLEGLMGSSRPFDPRLHQLRPFPGCLYVAGRLQYLLKGSAIGDAHADCDRVQDPYSLRCMPQVHGASRQAWAHLRDAVALELNSVTDNPIIFNAEETISGGNFHGQPLALPLDYAALASAELGNIADRRCYLMLEGRYGLPKLLIDDAGLNSGFMIPQYTSAALVTENKTLCFPASADSVPTSLGQEDHVSMGSISGRKLHQVIENLEYIQAIELLYAAQAIEFRRPLRSTPVLEACHAFVRKQVSFAKSDRIFGTDIKALHQLIANGSLLRVAREAGDQNLNLLHHDTFGIY; from the coding sequence ATGAACAACGAATTCCAATACGGAACATCTACGCTCACAGCTAGTATTGCGCTAGCGATCGCCGACGGGCAGCGTCGTGGTATCCTTTCGGCCGAGGCGATCGCTAAGGTGAAACAGTCGCGCGCTTACGTTACCGACATTGTCAGCAAGCATAATATTGTGTATGGCATCAACACCGGTTTCGGACCGCTTTGCGACACGCGCATTTCAGAAGAGGACACCCGGCAGCTTCAGTACAACATTTTGCAGAGCCACAGCGTCGGTGTAGGTGAACCCATCGCGCCGAAGCTAGCCAAACTTATGCTCATCACCAAAGTACATGCGCTTGCTATGGGATTTTCGGGCGTGTCACTTGAAACGCTCCAGCGCATCATCTGGCATATTGAGCAAAACGTGATACCCGTTGTTCCTGAAAAAGGTTCCGTCGGCGCCTCGGGCGACCTGGCGCCTTTAAGCCATCTTTTTCTGCCTTTGATCGGTTTGGGAGAGGTATGGGATAAAGGTCGGCGAATACCCTCGGCAGAGGCACTTCAGAAGCATCAGCTAAAACCTATAGTGCTCGGACCTAAAGAGGGCCTGGCCCTGATCAATGGCACACAGCTTATCCTTGCCTTCGCTACGAGTGCCGTGCAGCGAATGCATCAGGCATTGGACGCGGCCGACTTGATAGGTGCACTTTCGCTTGAAGGCCTGATGGGCTCTTCGCGGCCGTTCGATCCGAGACTGCATCAGTTGCGGCCTTTTCCGGGTTGTTTATACGTAGCGGGCCGCCTTCAGTATTTGCTTAAAGGCTCGGCAATTGGCGATGCGCATGCCGACTGCGACCGCGTGCAGGATCCTTATTCCCTGCGCTGTATGCCACAGGTACACGGGGCTTCGCGCCAGGCTTGGGCGCATTTGCGCGACGCCGTTGCCCTCGAGCTCAATTCAGTTACGGATAATCCCATCATCTTCAATGCAGAAGAGACCATCAGCGGGGGCAACTTCCACGGACAGCCCCTGGCTCTGCCGCTCGACTATGCGGCACTAGCCAGCGCTGAACTTGGGAATATCGCCGACCGCCGCTGCTACCTCATGCTGGAGGGGCGTTACGGACTTCCAAAACTGCTGATCGATGACGCGGGATTAAACTCTGGCTTTATGATTCCTCAATATACTTCAGCCGCATTGGTCACCGAAAACAAGACGCTTTGCTTTCCGGCCAGTGCAGACAGTGTGCCTACATCACTAGGCCAGGAAGATCATGTTTCAATGGGTTCTATCAGCGGAAGAAAACTTCACCAGGTGATCGAAAATCTCGAATACATCCAGGCGATAGAATTGCTTTATGCGGCGCAAGCCATTGAATTCAGACGGCCGCTCCGGTCTACGCCGGTCCTGGAAGCCTGCCATGCCTTTGTCAGAAAGCAAGTGTCCTTCGCTAAGAGCGACCGCATCTTTGGCACCGACATCAAGGCACTTCATCAGCTCATAGCCAACGGATCTCTGTTGAGGGTTGCCCGGGAGGCTGGCGACCAAAACCTAAATCTTTTACATCATGACACATTCGGAATTTATTAA